One region of Betaproteobacteria bacterium genomic DNA includes:
- a CDS encoding phage tail protein, translating to MSMPFVGEIRLFAGSFAPQDWAFCDGQLMSIAQNDVLFSLIGTTYGGDGQTTFALPDMRGRIPVHMGTGYVIGQAAGTETVTLVSAQMPAHSHGMQASDNFVSNAAGPTAATGASTTAYFYGDGNDAVTMSQTAISTAGGNLPHDNMAPFLGINYIISLYGVYPSRS from the coding sequence ATGTCGATGCCATTTGTTGGTGAAATCCGCTTGTTTGCAGGCAGCTTTGCCCCTCAGGACTGGGCATTCTGTGATGGCCAATTGATGTCCATCGCACAAAACGATGTTTTATTTTCGCTTATTGGTACGACCTACGGCGGTGACGGCCAAACTACGTTTGCCCTACCCGACATGCGAGGGCGAATTCCGGTACACATGGGTACCGGTTACGTTATCGGCCAAGCCGCAGGTACTGAAACCGTCACATTAGTCTCCGCGCAGATGCCCGCCCATAGTCACGGCATGCAGGCGTCGGACAACTTCGTCAGCAATGCGGCAGGCCCGACCGCTGCGACAGGCGCCTCAACAACCGCTTACTTCTACGGTGATGGCAACGACGCCGTCACCATGAGCCAGACAGCCATCAGTACTGCCGGCGGAAATCTGCCACACGACAACATGGCCCCATTTCTAGGTATCAATTACATCATTTCGCTGTACGGCGTATATCCGTCACGCTCTTGA
- a CDS encoding diheme cytochrome c encodes MKTITLIALLGCSLPVLADRLPTPANAPASFKAECSSCHIAYQPALLAANDWKKIMAGLNNHFGSDAAVDRKKGQEIETFLVNNAGDAKRLGNAGNPPRITQTMRFIRKHHEVPTRFWRDPRVKSAANCEACHGGAASGNYSEHDIAIPELRE; translated from the coding sequence ATGAAAACCATTACCCTGATCGCCCTGCTCGGCTGCAGCTTGCCGGTCCTGGCCGACCGCCTGCCAACGCCTGCCAACGCCCCGGCCAGTTTCAAGGCCGAGTGCAGCAGCTGTCACATTGCCTATCAACCCGCTTTGCTGGCCGCCAACGATTGGAAAAAGATCATGGCTGGCCTGAACAATCATTTCGGCAGCGATGCTGCGGTCGACCGGAAAAAAGGCCAGGAAATCGAAACTTTTCTGGTCAACAACGCCGGCGATGCCAAGCGCCTGGGCAATGCCGGCAACCCACCACGGATTACCCAGACGATGCGCTTCATTCGCAAGCACCATGAGGTGCCAACCAGATTCTGGCGCGACCCGCGTGTCAAGTCGGCGGCCAACTGTGAGGCCTGCCACGGCGGTGCAGCAAGCGGCAACTACAGCGAACACGACATCGCCATTCCGGAACTTCGGGAGTAA
- a CDS encoding phage tail protein, producing MATEPYIGEINLVSFDFAPKGWALCNGQLLPINQNQALFSILGTTYGGNGQTNFALPNLQGRTGVGFSNAMPLGQAAGSSTENLTPGQLPNHTHAVNASADFANSNDPTGHVLGAKGRGGTNPFATATQMMPLNPNSIDPAGGNQAHNNMQPYLAMNYIIALVGIFPSRN from the coding sequence ATGGCAACAGAACCGTATATCGGCGAAATCAATCTGGTGAGTTTCGATTTCGCGCCAAAAGGCTGGGCTCTCTGCAATGGTCAATTGCTGCCAATCAATCAGAACCAAGCCTTGTTTTCGATTCTCGGCACAACCTATGGGGGAAACGGGCAAACCAATTTTGCCCTGCCAAACCTCCAGGGGCGAACTGGCGTCGGTTTTTCGAATGCCATGCCTTTGGGCCAGGCAGCTGGATCCAGCACTGAAAACCTGACTCCGGGGCAACTTCCGAACCATACGCATGCGGTCAACGCCTCGGCAGACTTTGCCAACTCAAATGATCCAACCGGTCATGTTCTGGGAGCGAAGGGACGAGGCGGCACCAATCCGTTTGCCACCGCCACCCAGATGATGCCGCTCAACCCAAATAGTATTGACCCCGCCGGCGGAAATCAGGCGCACAACAACATGCAACCGTATCTGGCAATGAACTACATCATTGCGCTGGTTGGCATTTTCCCTTCGAGAAACTGA
- a CDS encoding TolC family protein, translated as MKFDFGLFFRLTAALSLGGIGGSGFAGEATPNLPPAEIVARVLLANPSVQAASGQIRVEEANRDRLEAGHYEWNIHLGAQQRRSAPTIGPDERFNEWNAAIERPLRLPGKGSLDSELGAAGVALAETAHGDALHENSRNLLKSWFVWLKESAAEAQWTEQFALLEKQGKAVQRRQQLGDAARLETILAEAAQSQAEAQLAQARVRQQNASEDLRRRYPGLPLVTGAIAEPVPIEGNETDWINAILEHSHELELARGDTHRAQIIAGRASRDRMPDPTIGLHVSRERAGEDKIYGAYISIPLPGGARRATSDAALAQADVAGRREAAATQKISAESAMLYQSAKAAFASWQASRTAAERQSRAAEMTARAYQLGEGSLNDLLAARRLANEAQLSARLMQLDALELRYRLLLDAHQLWAMD; from the coding sequence ATGAAATTCGATTTTGGCCTTTTTTTCCGGTTGACCGCAGCACTGAGTCTTGGCGGCATCGGCGGCTCCGGTTTCGCTGGCGAAGCGACGCCGAACCTGCCCCCCGCCGAAATCGTTGCTCGCGTTTTGCTGGCAAACCCCTCAGTCCAGGCCGCATCCGGACAAATACGCGTTGAGGAAGCCAATCGGGATCGCCTCGAAGCCGGCCATTACGAATGGAACATCCATCTCGGCGCCCAACAGCGCCGCAGTGCGCCAACAATCGGCCCCGATGAGCGTTTCAATGAATGGAACGCGGCTATTGAACGCCCGCTACGCCTGCCCGGCAAGGGCTCGCTGGACAGCGAACTCGGTGCCGCAGGAGTCGCCCTGGCTGAAACAGCCCACGGTGATGCACTCCATGAAAACAGCCGTAACCTGTTGAAATCGTGGTTCGTCTGGCTCAAGGAAAGTGCCGCTGAAGCGCAGTGGACCGAACAATTCGCGCTACTCGAAAAGCAGGGAAAAGCCGTTCAGCGCCGCCAGCAACTAGGCGATGCCGCGCGTCTCGAAACCATTCTGGCCGAAGCAGCGCAATCTCAGGCCGAAGCCCAATTGGCCCAGGCCCGTGTCCGCCAACAAAATGCCAGTGAAGATCTGCGCCGTCGCTACCCCGGCCTGCCACTGGTCACCGGCGCAATCGCCGAACCGGTGCCTATCGAGGGCAACGAAACTGACTGGATCAACGCCATCCTGGAACATAGTCACGAACTCGAACTGGCTCGCGGCGACACCCACCGAGCGCAAATCATCGCCGGCCGCGCCAGCCGTGACCGCATGCCCGACCCGACCATCGGCCTGCACGTATCACGCGAGCGAGCCGGTGAGGACAAGATTTACGGCGCCTACATCAGCATCCCGTTACCGGGCGGCGCCCGTCGCGCCACCTCCGATGCCGCGCTCGCCCAGGCCGACGTTGCCGGTCGCCGCGAAGCTGCAGCCACGCAAAAAATCAGCGCCGAATCCGCCATGCTCTATCAGTCGGCGAAGGCAGCTTTCGCTTCCTGGCAAGCCAGCCGCACCGCAGCCGAACGCCAAAGCCGCGCCGCCGAGATGACCGCCCGTGCCTACCAGCTTGGCGAGGGCAGCCTCAACGACTTGTTGGCCGCCCGCCGCCTGGCCAACGAAGCCCAGCTATCGGCACGCCTCATGCAACTTGACGCACTGGAACTGCGCTACCGGCTGCTACTCGACGCCCATCAGCTTTGGGCCATGGACTAA
- a CDS encoding sensor histidine kinase N-terminal domain-containing protein, which translates to MSDAAATVWFSLRRRLLALLLGGVTVAWLVTMIFSYIDAHHEVDELFDAQLAQAAQTLLALASHDTDHDMEDDIGNATHKYQRSLRFQLWRADGTLLMRSHNAPETPLTSADDFSETRDQHGHWRHFSRWNQDRSTQVQVSENHDIRDELIGHIAWRLLLPALFGLPLIGLWVWLATRHGFASLDGIARQIASREPQQLQPLHPSAAPEEIRTLLEALNGLFLRVENTLESERRFTADAAHELRTPLAALQAQLQVAQRARDNDERDRSLSQLQSGLTRAVHLVDQMLHLARLDPESGLPDPQPVDLSILAESVCADIGPQILAKNLDFDLEATPGCLVIGQAEWLRVLIRNLVDNAVRYTPDGGRVRVNVTKSKGLVGFSVSDSGPGIPPEERKSVLRRFHRLHQGSQPGSGLGLAIVSRIAELHGAHLQLDDSSMPKGLVAGVKFPTD; encoded by the coding sequence ATGAGCGACGCCGCTGCAACCGTCTGGTTTTCACTGCGTCGTCGCCTGCTTGCCTTGCTGCTGGGAGGCGTAACCGTCGCCTGGCTGGTAACCATGATTTTCAGCTACATCGACGCTCATCACGAAGTCGACGAACTGTTCGATGCCCAGCTCGCCCAAGCGGCCCAAACACTGCTCGCGCTCGCCAGCCACGACACCGACCACGATATGGAAGACGATATCGGCAATGCCACGCACAAGTATCAGCGCAGCTTGCGTTTCCAGCTCTGGCGAGCCGATGGCACATTGCTGATGCGCTCGCACAATGCGCCGGAAACACCGCTGACCAGCGCCGATGATTTTTCCGAAACCCGCGACCAGCACGGCCATTGGCGACATTTCAGCCGGTGGAACCAGGATCGCAGCACCCAGGTCCAGGTCAGCGAGAATCACGATATCCGCGACGAGCTGATCGGGCACATTGCCTGGCGCCTGCTCCTCCCCGCTCTCTTCGGCCTGCCGCTGATCGGACTCTGGGTCTGGCTCGCCACCCGGCACGGATTTGCCTCGCTTGATGGCATTGCCCGCCAGATCGCCAGTCGCGAACCCCAACAACTGCAACCGCTCCATCCATCCGCAGCGCCCGAAGAAATCCGTACACTGCTTGAAGCGCTGAACGGCCTATTCCTGCGTGTCGAAAACACCCTTGAATCCGAGCGTCGCTTTACCGCCGATGCCGCCCATGAACTGCGCACCCCACTGGCGGCCCTGCAGGCCCAGCTGCAAGTCGCCCAGCGCGCCCGTGATAACGACGAACGTGATCGATCACTCAGCCAGTTGCAAAGCGGCCTGACCCGGGCTGTCCATCTGGTCGACCAGATGCTGCATCTGGCTCGTCTTGATCCTGAATCCGGCCTGCCTGACCCGCAGCCCGTAGACCTTTCGATACTGGCTGAATCCGTATGTGCCGACATCGGTCCGCAGATTCTCGCAAAAAATCTCGACTTCGACCTCGAAGCCACGCCCGGCTGCCTCGTCATCGGGCAAGCCGAGTGGCTGCGGGTATTGATCCGCAACTTGGTCGACAACGCCGTTCGCTACACCCCCGATGGCGGCCGAGTACGCGTCAACGTGACCAAGTCCAAGGGACTAGTCGGCTTTTCGGTCAGCGATAGCGGCCCCGGCATACCTCCGGAAGAAAGAAAATCCGTCCTCCGGCGCTTCCATCGCCTGCACCAAGGCAGCCAGCCGGGGAGTGGCCTGGGGCTGGCCATCGTCAGCCGCATTGCTGAACTGCATGGGGCTCATTTACAACTAGATGACTCATCTATGCCCAAAGGCTTAGTTGCCGGGGTAAAATTCCCGACTGACTGA
- a CDS encoding DUF1924 domain-containing protein translates to MRTITAAVLLLVSLACHAETPQQIRQTYVSEASSQQADFTPSAKRGEAFFHKRFAINEKMPGCASCHTDNPLNAGQHAVTGKAIKPMAVTANAERFSDPAKVEKWFGRNCKEVVGRACTSAEKADFMTYLSEVR, encoded by the coding sequence ATGAGAACCATCACCGCCGCAGTCCTGCTGCTCGTCAGCTTGGCCTGCCACGCTGAAACTCCACAACAGATTCGTCAAACCTACGTTTCCGAGGCGAGCAGCCAGCAGGCTGACTTCACCCCGTCAGCCAAACGCGGCGAGGCCTTTTTCCACAAACGTTTTGCCATCAACGAAAAGATGCCGGGCTGTGCGAGCTGCCACACCGACAACCCGTTGAATGCCGGCCAGCATGCGGTAACCGGGAAAGCGATTAAGCCGATGGCCGTTACTGCCAACGCTGAACGCTTCAGTGACCCGGCCAAGGTAGAAAAATGGTTTGGCCGTAACTGCAAGGAAGTCGTCGGCCGTGCCTGCACATCGGCTGAAAAGGCTGACTTCATGACCTATCTGAGCGAGGTACGCTGA
- a CDS encoding DUF3240 family protein: MADVLLSLTMPNDVAQLVEDLLLSHPDLVRGFTASLAEGHGAVIPLVEPDELVSGHSPRTQIRMVGPEERLRTVLELIKTELPRANVFFWLVPVIDMGRL; the protein is encoded by the coding sequence ATGGCTGATGTCCTGCTTTCCCTGACCATGCCCAACGATGTTGCGCAGCTGGTCGAGGATCTGCTCCTATCGCACCCCGACTTGGTCCGCGGCTTTACCGCCAGCCTGGCCGAAGGGCACGGCGCCGTCATCCCGCTGGTCGAACCGGATGAACTGGTCAGCGGCCACTCGCCGCGCACCCAGATCCGCATGGTCGGGCCGGAAGAGCGGCTACGCACGGTCCTCGAACTGATCAAAACCGAACTGCCGCGGGCCAATGTGTTTTTCTGGCTGGTTCCCGTCATTGACATGGGGCGTTTATGA
- a CDS encoding DUF2384 domain-containing protein, which translates to MPTALQANPLSDRSRVLSTAVVEAARRLGLGSTDLNAIIGTSQPSASRLLNGKYFIPEGSKTWELSAHFVRLYRSISSLVGGNDDLARNWLKSGNQAFDNRHPLEVVKRVEGLLHVCEYLDAHRARV; encoded by the coding sequence ATGCCCACCGCCCTGCAAGCAAATCCACTCTCCGACCGTTCTCGCGTTCTGTCGACAGCCGTGGTCGAAGCGGCCAGACGCCTCGGGCTGGGTTCCACCGATCTCAATGCCATTATCGGCACCAGCCAGCCGTCGGCCTCACGGCTGCTCAACGGTAAATATTTCATTCCTGAAGGCAGCAAGACGTGGGAGCTGTCGGCCCATTTCGTCCGCCTTTACCGGTCGATTTCCTCTCTGGTCGGCGGCAATGACGATCTGGCCCGCAACTGGCTGAAATCCGGCAATCAGGCCTTCGATAATCGCCATCCGCTGGAAGTCGTCAAACGCGTCGAAGGTCTGCTGCACGTCTGTGAATACCTGGACGCCCACCGCGCTCGCGTCTGA
- a CDS encoding phage tail protein: MSLDPFVGEITMFAGNFAPTGWAFCAGQLLPISQNTALFSLLGTYYGGDGKSTFALPNLNGRSPLHAGQSAGPGLQQRSLGEMGGVESVTLSPGEMPSHNHALHAANAANLPAPSPSARLAPSNVGSIYREPTHPVAMAANVMQPSGGGQPHNNRQPYLALNYIIALQGIYPPRP; the protein is encoded by the coding sequence ATGTCACTTGACCCTTTTGTCGGCGAAATCACCATGTTTGCAGGAAACTTCGCTCCCACCGGTTGGGCATTTTGCGCCGGCCAATTGCTGCCTATTTCCCAGAATACCGCGCTCTTTTCACTGCTTGGCACCTACTACGGTGGCGATGGCAAGTCGACATTCGCTCTGCCTAACCTGAATGGGCGATCACCGCTTCATGCGGGGCAAAGTGCGGGGCCGGGATTGCAGCAACGATCCCTCGGCGAGATGGGCGGTGTTGAATCCGTTACCCTTAGTCCTGGTGAGATGCCCAGTCACAACCATGCGCTTCACGCCGCCAATGCCGCAAATTTGCCAGCACCGTCGCCCAGCGCGCGCCTTGCCCCATCGAATGTCGGAAGCATCTACCGTGAGCCCACCCATCCGGTCGCCATGGCGGCGAATGTCATGCAGCCCAGCGGTGGCGGGCAGCCCCACAACAACCGCCAGCCCTACTTGGCGCTCAATTACATCATTGCCCTGCAAGGCATTTATCCACCACGCCCTTAA
- a CDS encoding RES family NAD+ phosphorylase has protein sequence MRWKSSNASKVCCTSVNTWTPTALASEARPWLGKGWRAVEAQHRVATMTLVHGNLGDQSLLEDILEESKPVLPRDATGLHWLLATPFRYWPKPPSGSRFRARTDPGVFYGADDEKTACAECGYWRLRFWMDSEGLAGREASIPITLFEFHGATQNALDLTLPPLVADRTSWTDPVDYAATQKIAGTARQAGIELIRYQSVRHPEGSCLAILTPHVFNGVTEAFRNVQHSWTLWLKPPGLTIWQRELTTDSHVFDYI, from the coding sequence ATCCGCTGGAAGTCGTCAAACGCGTCGAAGGTCTGCTGCACGTCTGTGAATACCTGGACGCCCACCGCGCTCGCGTCTGAGGCCCGGCCTTGGCTGGGCAAGGGCTGGCGGGCAGTCGAAGCGCAACACCGGGTCGCAACGATGACGCTGGTCCACGGCAACCTTGGCGACCAATCACTGCTTGAAGACATCCTCGAAGAGTCAAAGCCAGTCCTGCCGCGCGACGCCACGGGCCTGCACTGGCTGCTGGCAACCCCCTTCCGCTACTGGCCAAAACCGCCATCCGGCTCCCGCTTTCGCGCCCGGACCGACCCCGGTGTTTTCTATGGTGCCGACGACGAAAAGACCGCCTGCGCCGAATGCGGCTACTGGCGCCTGCGCTTCTGGATGGACAGCGAAGGTCTCGCTGGCCGCGAGGCATCCATCCCCATCACGCTCTTCGAATTCCACGGCGCGACCCAAAACGCCCTTGATCTAACGCTACCACCGCTTGTCGCCGACCGGACAAGCTGGACCGATCCGGTTGATTACGCCGCCACCCAGAAAATAGCCGGCACTGCCCGTCAGGCAGGCATCGAGCTGATCCGCTACCAGTCCGTCCGTCACCCCGAAGGGAGCTGTTTGGCCATTCTGACGCCACATGTATTCAACGGTGTCACCGAAGCATTCCGGAATGTTCAGCATAGCTGGACCCTATGGCTGAAACCACCAGGCCTGACCATCTGGCAACGCGAACTGACCACGGACAGCCACGTTTTCGACTACATATAG
- a CDS encoding response regulator — translation MRILLVEDDPELGDGLTVGLRQAGFAVDWLRDGHSADQALQSESFDLIVLDLGLPRLSGMEVLNRARSRGQTMPILILTARDATGDKVSGLDAGADDYLVKPIDLDELSARIRALTRRSAGRAAPLLTHGDLSIDLAAHSVSLAGQEIELSSREFSLLQILIENAGRVLTRTQLEQSIYGWRDEPDSNALEVHIHHLRKKLGSDLIRTLRGVGYTISK, via the coding sequence ATGCGCATCCTTTTAGTCGAAGACGATCCAGAATTGGGCGACGGCCTGACGGTGGGCCTGCGCCAGGCGGGCTTTGCGGTCGACTGGTTGCGAGACGGTCATTCTGCAGATCAGGCATTACAGAGCGAGAGCTTCGACCTGATCGTCCTTGACCTTGGCCTGCCGCGGCTGTCCGGGATGGAAGTCCTGAATCGCGCCCGTAGCCGTGGGCAGACCATGCCCATTCTTATCCTGACCGCCCGCGATGCGACCGGCGACAAGGTGTCGGGCCTTGATGCCGGGGCCGACGACTATCTCGTCAAACCGATCGACCTCGACGAACTCAGTGCCCGCATCCGCGCCCTGACCCGGCGCAGCGCCGGCCGCGCCGCGCCACTCCTGACCCATGGCGACCTGAGTATCGATCTGGCCGCGCACAGCGTCTCGCTCGCTGGCCAGGAAATCGAATTGTCCAGCCGCGAATTTTCGCTGTTGCAGATCCTGATCGAAAATGCCGGCCGCGTGCTGACCCGCACCCAGCTCGAACAATCCATCTACGGCTGGCGCGACGAGCCGGACAGCAACGCACTCGAAGTCCATATCCATCATTTGCGCAAAAAGCTGGGCAGCGATCTGATCCGTACCCTGCGCGGCGTTGGCTACACGATTTCAAAATGA
- a CDS encoding cytochrome b/b6 domain-containing protein, which translates to MQKILVWDWPVRIGHWLMVGGFIVAWLTSESETWRLVHAWSGSVVIAVALFRLPWGFIGSRYARFVEFVRGPSSVIGYLSSLLKLQPAPHTGHNPAGGWAIVILLALGIACGVTGWATYNEIGGGWLDDLHEGLAATMLAVVIVHVAGVISGSVLHGENLVRAMLTGRKNGRTDEAISSARPLAAVILLVWVVAASWWLAS; encoded by the coding sequence ATGCAAAAAATTCTAGTCTGGGACTGGCCGGTTCGCATCGGTCACTGGTTGATGGTAGGCGGCTTTATCGTTGCCTGGCTGACTTCTGAAAGCGAAACATGGCGACTGGTCCATGCCTGGTCCGGTTCTGTCGTCATCGCCGTCGCTCTCTTTCGTCTGCCCTGGGGTTTCATCGGTTCGCGTTACGCCCGCTTCGTCGAGTTCGTGCGCGGCCCGAGCTCGGTCATCGGCTACCTGAGTAGCCTGCTCAAACTGCAGCCCGCACCGCATACCGGCCACAACCCGGCCGGTGGTTGGGCCATTGTCATTCTGCTCGCGCTCGGCATTGCATGCGGCGTCACCGGTTGGGCAACTTACAATGAAATCGGCGGCGGCTGGCTGGATGATCTGCACGAAGGGCTGGCCGCAACCATGCTGGCGGTGGTCATTGTCCATGTCGCAGGCGTCATCTCCGGCAGCGTGCTGCATGGTGAAAATCTGGTGCGTGCCATGCTCACCGGACGAAAAAACGGCAGGACCGACGAAGCCATATCGTCGGCACGCCCCTTGGCCGCTGTCATTCTGCTTGTCTGGGTCGTTGCTGCCAGCTGGTGGTTGGCAAGCTAG